A genome region from Hevea brasiliensis isolate MT/VB/25A 57/8 chromosome 9, ASM3005281v1, whole genome shotgun sequence includes the following:
- the LOC110645962 gene encoding pre-mRNA-splicing factor ATP-dependent RNA helicase DEAH10: MPSMVQNGPRNNPQTQKPHSNFPNKPHNPDSLARRERIERQRESLPIASVKERLVEEVKTHDILIIVGETGSGKTTQLPQFLFSAGFCHDGKVIGITQPRRVAAVTVAKRVAEECGVELGQKVGYSIRFDDKTSSSTRIKYMTDGLLLREALLDPYLSRYSVIIVDEAHERSVHTDVLLGLLKSVQNVRSNFMKDHDNMDDKKSNNRAMKGTGTGTQCTSFLRQCHGRKFPPLKLIIMSASLDARVFSEYFGGARAIHIEGRQHQVDILYTLHPEPDYLDATLVTIFQIHLEEAPGDILVFLTGQEEIESVERLVQEQLHKLPEANRKLLIVPMFSSLPSEQQMRVFMPASAGHRKVILATNIAETSVTIPGIKYVIDPGFVKARSYDPVKGMESLIIVPTSKAQALQRSGRAGREGPGKCFRLYPEREFEKLEDSTRPEIKRCNLSNVILQLKALGVDDIIRFDFMEKPSRAAIIKSLEHLFLLGALTDDCKLSEPIGHQMARLPLDPIYSKALILASQFNCLEEMLITVAMLSGESIFYAPREKKDEAITAMKCFASPDGDHLTLVNVYRAVDRLLEKRNMEVGNKKNLHGKNEKFLRKWCKENFINSRSLRHACDIHSQIRGHVEQMGLRISSCGDDLVQFRRCLAASFFLNAALKQPEGTYRALASGQVVQIHPSSVLFQSKAECIIFNELVQTTNKYIRNITRIDYLWLTELAPHYYAMRS, from the exons ATGCCTTCAATGGTGCAAAATGGACCCAGAAACAATCCTCAAACCCAAAAGCCCCACTCTAACTTCCCCAATAAACCTCACAATCCCGATTCTCTGGCCAG GAGAGAGAGGATTGAGAGGCAGAGAGAGTCTCTACCAATAGCATCAG ttaaggaACGACTAGTTGAGGAGGTTAAAACCCATGATATTTTGATCATTGTTGGTGAAACTGGAAGTGGAAAAACAACTC AATTACCTCAGTTTTTATTCAGTGCTGGGTTCTGTCACGATGGAAAAGTTATTGGGATAACTCAACCCAGGCGTGTTGCAGCGGTCACCGTGGCAAAACGAGTGGCGGAGGAATGTGGGGTTGAATTGGGGCAAAAGGTTGGATATTCCATCAGGTTCGATGACAAAACTTCCAGCTCTACAAGGATTAAGTACATGACTGATGGATTGCTACTCAG GGAAGCATTGTTGGATCCTTACCTCTCTAGATATTCAGTCATCATTGTGGATGAAGCTCATGAGAGATCAGTCCACACTGACGTTTTGCTAGGATTGCTAAAAAGTGTGCAAAATGTGAGGTCAAACTTCATGAAGGACCATGATAATATGGATGACAAGAAGTCAAACAATAGGGCAATGAAGGGGACAGGAACTGGTACTCAATGTACTAGTTTTCTCAGGCAATGCCATGGTAGAAAATTCCCTCCATTAAAGCTAATCATAATGTCCGCCAGCTTGGATGCTCGTGTTTTCTCTGAGTACTTTGGTGGTGCCAGAGCTATTCATATTGAAGGGCGCCAACATCAAGTTGATATACTGTATACTCTTCATCCTGAGCCAGATTATCTTGATGCGACCTTGGTTACTATATTCCAG ATTCATTTGGAGGAGGCCCCTGGTGACATACTTGTATTTCTAACTGGGCAAGAAGAGATTGAATCTGTTGAAAGACTTGTGCAAGAACAACTTCATAAATTACCTGAAGCCAATCGAAAGTTGTTAATTGTCCCCATGTTTTCATCCCTTCCATCGGAGCAGCAGATGCGGGTTTTCATGCCAGCTTCAGCTGGGCATCGTAAG GTAATATTGGCCACAAATATTGCTGAGACTTCAGTGACGATACCTGGAATCAAATATGTTATAGACCCAGGATTTGTAAAAGCACGTTCCTATGATCCAGTCAAAGGAATGGAATCATTGATAATTGTTCCAACTTCAAAAGCTCAGGCTCTTCAAAGGAG TGGACGTGCAGGGCGTGAAGGACCTGGGAAGTGCTTTCGTCTCTATCCAGAGCGTGAATTTGAGAAACTTGAGGATTCAACAAGGCCAGAGATCAAGCGGTGCAACCTCTCAAATGTCATCTTGCAACTGAAGGCTCTAGGTGTTGATGATATCATTAGATTTGATTTCATGGAAAAGCCATCTAG GGCAGCTATCATCAAATCGTTGGAGCATTTGTTTCTGCTTGGTGCTTTGACAGATGACTGTAAGTTGTCAGAGCCTATTGGGCATCAAATGGCTCGGCTTCCCTTAGATCCTATTTATTCCAAAGCGCTCATCCTAGCTAGTCAGTTCAACTGCTTGGAAGAAATGCTAATAACAGTTGCGATGCTCTCTGGGGAATCTATTTTTTATGCCCCTCGCGAGAAGAAGGATGAG GCGATAACTGCAATGAAGTGCTTTGCAAGTCCAGATGGAGACCATCTCACTTTAGTTAATGTATATCGGGCAGTAGATAGACTTTTGGAGAAAAGAAATATGGAAGTTGGTAATAAAAAGAATCTCcatggaaaaaatgaaaaatttctgAGAAAATGGTgcaaagaaaattttattaatagtcGATCCCTGAGGCATGCTTGTGACATTCACAG TCAAATTCGAGGGCATGTTGAACAAATGGGTCTTCGTATTTCGTCCTGCGGAGATGACCTGGTTCAATTCCGCAGATGCCTTGCTGCTTCATTTTTCCTTAATGCAGCTTTGAAGCAGCCTGAGGGAACATACAG GGCTTTGGCAAGTGGACAGGTAGTGCAGATTCACCCTTCTTCTGTACTATTCCAGTCAAAGGCAGAATGCATAATTTTCAATGAACTAGTCCAAACCACTAACAAGTATATCCGCAACATAACTAGAATCGATTATTTATGGTTGACTGAGCTTGCTCCACACTATTATGCCATGCGGAGTTAA
- the LOC110645961 gene encoding uncharacterized protein LOC110645961, producing the protein MVSASNAFMSLYIPIFLILPVIFSISTAVHTIPLNGTCLDTCGTIPVKFPFGTGFGCGHPDFARYVRCNSGTLEFSTGTGIYTISSIDYPSNTLIVTDPLMSTCSSMQDSGSFSLDRASPFTLTGDNIFVLLGCSTTSPVFDPKEDLCDTGSGSRVCRGLYSCKGVSGIGLPQNAPISTCCVYESPIQLAGYTLDLPKLQCSSYTSVYSFGGNEGDPMKWNFGISLQYNGSYYSNICKDCESSGGLCGFAGFDQSFACICRNGKNTTTSCFAQGLAWSGTWGSKVQTKFSLAGGMP; encoded by the exons ATGGTGTCTGCCTCAAATGCATTTATGTCCTTGTACATTCCCATCTTCCTAATCCTCCCTGTAATTTTCTCCATCTCTACTGCTGTCCATACTATCCCACTAAATGGTACCTGTCTTGATACTTGCGGCACAATACCTGTGAAGTTCCCTTTTGGCACTGGATTTGGATGTGGACACCCTGACTTTGCTAGATACGTGAGATGCAACTCAGGCACTCTGGAATTTTCTACGGGCACTGGCATTTACACCATCTCCTCAATTGATTACCCAAGCAACACTTTGATTGTCACAGACCCTCTCATGTCAACTTGCAGTTCAATGCAGGACTCAGGAAGCTTTAGCTTGGATCGGGCTAGTCCATTCACTTTAACAGGAGATAATATCTTTGTTTTGCTAGGATGCTCTACCACTTCTCCTGTATTTGACCCAAAAGAAGATTTGTGCGACACAGGGTCAGGTTCTCGTGTTTGTAGAGGATTATATTCTTGTAAGGGAGTCTCAGGAATTGGGTTGCCACAGAATGCACCGATATCTACATGCTGTGTTTATGAGTCACCTATTCAACTTGCAGGCTACACATTGGATCTTCCCAAACTCCAATGCTCTTCATATACATCAGTATACAGTTTTGGGGGCAATGAGGGAGATCCGATGAAATGGAATTTTGGGATATCTCTACAATATAATGGTTCATATTATAGTAATATCTGCAAGGATTGTGAATCTAGTGGGGGCTTGTGTGGCTTTGCAGGTTTTGATCAGTCATTTGCCTGTATATGCCGGAATGGGAAGAATACAACCACCAGTTGCTTTGCTCAAG GGCTTGCCTGGAGCGGGACATGGGGATCAAAAGTTCAAACCAAGTTCAGTCTTGCAGGTGGGATGCCTTAA